A portion of the Salminus brasiliensis chromosome 9, fSalBra1.hap2, whole genome shotgun sequence genome contains these proteins:
- the LOC140562875 gene encoding CD209 antigen-like protein 2, with the protein MIKPKAHIQNFGEKHDCLLPEHNDDLKNYSWILSENKDNMKLQEEVNKLIKEKDERIKQLQTKNDELCTNLKARNLDEVCCAKSWTYFRGKCYYVSTDWKTWTASRHACRAKGGDLLIIESEEEKDFIKTLGTYNEYYWIGLTKAVKEGDWRWLDGTKLSKTQIHQYDDWSGNCGLMQLTTDTYYLFDALCNGYYRNFKHVCEAKAPI; encoded by the exons ATGATTAAACCTAAAGCTCATATCCAGAACTTTGGGGAAAAGCATGACTGCCTCCTGCCTGAGCACAATGATGATTTGAAGAATTACTCCTGGATCCTCTCCG AGAATAAAGACAATATGAAGCTTCAAGAAGAAGTGAATAAACTAATCAAAG AGAAAGATGAAAGGATTAAGCAGCTCCAGACAAAGAATGATGAACTGTGCACTAATCTTAAAG CTCGGAATTTGGATGAAGTCTGTTGTGCTAAAAGCTGGACGTACTTCAGAGGGAAGTGCTACTACGTTTCTACTGATTGGAAGACCTGGACTGCTAGTAGACATGCTTGTCGGGCTAAAGGAGGAGACCTATTGATTATCGAAAGTGAAGAAGAGAAG GACTTCATAAAAACGTTGGGTACTTACAACGAGTACTACTGGATTGGTCTGACTAAAGCTGTGAAGGAAGGAGACTGGCGCTGGTTGGACGGAACAAAACTCAGTAAGACACAAAT ACACCAGTATGATGACTGGAGTGGGAACTGTGGTCTGATGCAATTAACCACTGACACTTATTATTTATTCGATGCATTATGTAATGGATATTATAGAAATTTCAAACATGTCTGTGAAGCAAAAGCTCCAATTTAA